In Actinoplanes sp. NBC_00393, a single genomic region encodes these proteins:
- a CDS encoding AAA domain-containing protein, which yields MRASTVVGVLADLAPAGGDRVLDVTRGGQPLVWLKEPLRAPRNAAVDRLAGLDALHREERILYRGVGFLAGRVEIDGALRKVRVPLVSGPVHLNGSWTGYQIVPAGDVTVTPLVTDRELAAGLEAAPAADSPRWIGAVGSRAWLTSIAEATGLPFDGVIEGGQRVPSDRLVLIEGTALFVVRDVYGPGLGDSLRSWAGRDLDGTALAAVYGEQRTDEGGLRAVRQRAGKAGDGGTGDGEVLSPLPLSRDQVRVVARARTAPVTVVSGPPGNGKSHTVVAAALEVVHRGGSVLIATQSPHAAEVLAGLLGRYPGPAPVLFGAANSRDAVELLLTSGAEDGADDSRLAEDRRAVERAHQRVSAIRAEITAALRTEVLAGTVDAGDPRLAGLLADVPGAFDASVDLDRVERARNAGTDGGWWARWTGRRARRQAYRVLGLRDGVPPERVTEALTVATAQRAAARLALAGGTDLSADWARLHDAEAALQQVVGAAMRRAARSQRRWDADGRRATVALATALRAGRSRRRELLARLDAGPLVQALPLWIGTVTDVEDLLPSMPGLFELVVIDEASHVDQIRAAPVLARARRALVVGDPRQLRFVSFVADADVAGVLQRHGADDRLDVRRNSAYDVAAGAAPVTWLTEHYRGAPHLIGFSARRFYDDRITVTTRTPAADTTDAIDVVAVPAATVTKGVNQAEVAAALQAVAALVAEGHHGIAVISPFRAQAEALEAALIDAYPVEKLTELGLRVGTVHSFQGSEAGAVVVSLGLVDGDAAGRRRFVTDPHLFNVMITRARRKLVVLSSLTAPNGLLGDYLRYAAGPDRPMPALTASGWAAQLATELDRAGVPVRPGYQVGSWRLDLCAGPPDTAVGIVCDVHPDGPEAHLDRQRSLHRAGWRLLDVFASRWGDDPRRAALEVAAAIARDEPGTIEEVQVH from the coding sequence ATGCGAGCGTCGACCGTTGTTGGGGTTTTGGCTGATCTGGCGCCAGCCGGTGGGGACCGGGTGCTGGATGTGACCCGGGGAGGGCAGCCGCTGGTCTGGCTGAAGGAGCCGCTGCGGGCGCCGCGGAACGCGGCGGTGGACCGGCTCGCCGGGCTCGACGCGCTGCACCGTGAGGAACGGATCCTGTATCGCGGGGTGGGGTTCCTGGCCGGCCGGGTGGAGATCGACGGCGCGCTGCGCAAGGTACGTGTGCCGCTGGTCAGCGGGCCGGTGCACCTGAACGGCTCGTGGACCGGCTACCAGATCGTGCCGGCCGGCGACGTCACCGTCACCCCGCTGGTCACCGACCGGGAGCTCGCGGCGGGACTGGAGGCGGCGCCGGCGGCCGACTCGCCGCGCTGGATCGGGGCGGTCGGCAGCCGGGCCTGGCTGACGTCGATCGCCGAGGCCACCGGGCTGCCGTTCGACGGGGTGATCGAGGGTGGGCAGCGGGTGCCGTCCGACCGGCTGGTGCTGATCGAGGGAACCGCGTTGTTCGTGGTCCGCGACGTCTACGGGCCGGGGCTGGGTGACAGTCTGCGCAGCTGGGCCGGCCGTGACCTGGACGGCACAGCGCTGGCCGCCGTGTACGGCGAGCAACGCACCGACGAGGGCGGACTGCGTGCGGTCAGACAGCGTGCCGGGAAGGCGGGTGACGGCGGGACGGGTGACGGGGAGGTGCTGTCGCCGCTGCCGTTGAGCCGGGACCAGGTTCGGGTGGTGGCGCGGGCGCGGACCGCGCCGGTCACGGTGGTGTCCGGGCCGCCGGGCAACGGCAAGAGTCACACGGTCGTCGCGGCCGCGCTGGAGGTGGTGCACCGCGGCGGGTCGGTGCTGATCGCCACCCAGTCGCCGCACGCCGCTGAGGTGCTGGCCGGGCTGCTCGGGCGGTATCCGGGGCCGGCGCCGGTGCTGTTCGGCGCCGCGAACAGCCGCGACGCCGTCGAGCTGCTGCTCACCTCCGGCGCCGAGGACGGCGCCGACGACTCGCGGCTGGCCGAGGACCGCAGGGCCGTCGAGCGGGCCCACCAGCGGGTCAGCGCGATCCGCGCCGAGATCACCGCCGCGCTGCGGACCGAGGTGCTGGCCGGCACCGTGGACGCCGGCGATCCGCGGCTGGCCGGGCTGCTCGCCGACGTGCCGGGCGCCTTCGACGCCTCGGTCGACCTGGACCGGGTGGAGCGGGCCCGCAACGCCGGCACGGACGGCGGCTGGTGGGCGCGCTGGACCGGCCGGCGGGCGCGGCGGCAGGCGTACCGCGTACTGGGACTGCGCGACGGCGTACCCCCGGAAAGGGTGACCGAGGCGCTCACCGTGGCCACCGCGCAGCGTGCCGCGGCCCGGCTGGCGCTGGCCGGCGGCACCGATCTGAGCGCGGACTGGGCCCGACTGCACGACGCGGAAGCCGCCCTGCAGCAGGTGGTGGGCGCCGCCATGCGCCGTGCGGCCCGCAGCCAGCGGCGCTGGGACGCCGACGGGCGGCGGGCGACCGTCGCGCTGGCGACCGCGCTGCGGGCCGGCCGCAGCCGCCGCCGGGAGCTGCTCGCCCGCCTCGACGCCGGGCCGCTGGTGCAGGCGCTGCCGTTGTGGATCGGCACGGTCACCGACGTGGAGGACCTGCTGCCGTCCATGCCGGGCCTGTTCGAACTCGTCGTGATCGACGAGGCGTCGCATGTCGACCAGATCCGCGCCGCGCCGGTGCTGGCCCGCGCCCGCCGCGCGCTGGTCGTCGGCGACCCGAGGCAGCTGCGGTTCGTCTCGTTCGTCGCGGACGCCGACGTCGCCGGGGTTCTGCAGCGGCACGGCGCCGACGACCGTCTCGACGTACGCCGCAACAGCGCCTACGACGTCGCGGCCGGCGCTGCCCCGGTCACCTGGCTCACCGAGCACTACCGCGGCGCCCCGCACCTGATCGGATTCTCGGCCCGCCGCTTCTACGACGACCGGATCACGGTGACCACCCGTACCCCGGCTGCCGACACCACTGACGCGATCGACGTCGTCGCCGTGCCCGCCGCCACCGTCACCAAGGGGGTGAATCAGGCCGAGGTGGCCGCCGCGCTGCAGGCCGTCGCCGCCCTGGTCGCCGAGGGACACCACGGGATCGCGGTGATCAGCCCGTTCCGGGCGCAGGCCGAAGCCCTGGAAGCGGCCCTGATCGACGCCTACCCGGTCGAGAAGCTCACCGAGCTCGGGTTGCGGGTCGGCACCGTGCACTCGTTCCAGGGCAGCGAGGCCGGCGCCGTGGTCGTCTCGCTCGGCCTGGTCGACGGCGACGCGGCCGGGCGGCGCCGGTTCGTCACCGACCCGCACCTGTTCAACGTCATGATCACCAGGGCGCGCCGCAAGCTCGTCGTGCTCAGTTCCCTGACCGCCCCGAACGGCCTGCTCGGCGACTACCTGCGGTACGCCGCCGGACCCGACCGGCCGATGCCGGCCCTCACCGCATCCGGCTGGGCCGCGCAGCTGGCCACCGAACTGGACCGGGCCGGCGTGCCCGTCCGCCCCGGCTACCAGGTCGGCTCCTGGCGCCTCGACCTGTGCGCCGGCCCGCCGGACACCGCCGTCGGCATCGTCTGCGACGTGCACCCGGACGGCCCGGAGGCTCACCTCGACCGGCAGCGCTCACTGCACCGGGCCGGCTGGCGGCTGCTCGACGTGTTCGCCAGCCGCTGGGGCGACGACCCGCGCCGGGCTGCCCTGGAGGTCGCCGCGGCGATCGCGCGTGACGAGCCGGGAACCATCGAGGAAGTCCAGGTCCATTAA
- a CDS encoding SigE family RNA polymerase sigma factor gives MLRRAEPVGYEDFVASRYREIVRFGALLAGDARLGEDLAQEGLIAAYRAWSRLGVADGRPEAYVRKVMVRTAMRARRRRWRGEVPAEELPDSPRRGFADQSDLSVQVFAVLRRLPAEQRVVLVLRFWADATEAEVAQTLGVAVGTVKSRTSRALAAMRASGLSLESSQEAQ, from the coding sequence TTGCTTCGCAGAGCGGAACCCGTCGGCTACGAGGACTTCGTGGCCAGCCGGTATCGCGAGATCGTCCGATTCGGCGCGCTGCTGGCCGGCGACGCGCGCCTCGGCGAGGACCTCGCCCAGGAAGGGCTGATCGCGGCCTACCGGGCGTGGTCGCGGCTGGGCGTCGCGGACGGGCGGCCCGAGGCCTATGTGCGCAAGGTGATGGTCCGCACCGCGATGCGCGCCCGGCGCCGGCGCTGGCGTGGCGAAGTGCCCGCCGAGGAGCTGCCGGATTCACCGCGCCGCGGCTTCGCCGATCAGTCGGATCTGAGCGTGCAGGTGTTCGCCGTGCTGCGCCGGCTGCCCGCCGAGCAGCGGGTGGTTCTCGTCCTGCGGTTCTGGGCCGACGCCACCGAGGCCGAGGTGGCGCAGACCCTCGGGGTCGCGGTGGGCACGGTCAAGAGCCGCACCTCCCGGGCCCTGGCCGCGATGCGCGCGAGCGGCCTGTCTCTCGAGTCTTCCCAGGAGGCGCAGTGA
- a CDS encoding sensor histidine kinase produces the protein MSFRLRIFLLVLVVAGTAIGATAWLTLNLTSRELARAELARERHHVAIVEEIQQFGLRNGRWNGIDEVVAGQAQRTGLHIRVVNRDDVVLTDSDEVQGRSVGPVQLVPSTVDPVPQLDPGTAAAAAEIARLTAVKLGAEGAPAAFRKGNLPTVKAPALPRDLFAAKAGQFRDPALRALFQLAQYRAALVTVRCTAEELPVEPAVASGTAPYLSEQQRRASQKCLRAALDRVHGDRYWLDDSFTQLVACRTMQILDPDDNCLGQAFARAAQTTSALPVEVYFGATQQTDMGQLSRPAGFGAAALLVVAALGTAWIARRVSRPVRLLTGASLQLAAGRLDVRVPDGGQDELARLSASFNAMAEALQRSEERQRRLIADVAHEMRTPLSNLRGYLEGLADGVIEPSPELFASLHEETLLQRRILDDLQVLALAEAGDLAYAPVPLDLAELAGTTATAHRAVAAAAGIELVVDAPEPVQVEADPDRTRQVLGNLLSNAIRYTDAGGRVELRVTRDAHAAILSVRDTGVGMSAEEVARAFDRFWRADPARQRATGGSGLGLTIARRIVADQGGTLEADSTPGLGTTFTVRLPVTTPDPAATLSGVFTRRARREITGR, from the coding sequence GTGAGTTTCCGGCTGCGGATCTTCCTGCTCGTGCTGGTGGTGGCGGGCACGGCGATCGGCGCGACCGCCTGGCTGACGCTGAACCTGACGTCGCGGGAACTGGCCCGCGCCGAACTGGCCCGCGAGCGGCACCACGTGGCGATCGTCGAGGAGATCCAGCAGTTCGGGCTGCGCAACGGCCGGTGGAACGGCATCGATGAGGTGGTCGCCGGGCAGGCGCAGCGTACCGGCCTGCACATCCGGGTGGTCAACCGCGACGACGTGGTGCTCACCGACTCGGACGAGGTGCAGGGCCGGTCGGTCGGGCCGGTGCAGCTGGTTCCGTCGACGGTCGACCCGGTCCCGCAGCTGGACCCGGGCACCGCCGCGGCCGCGGCCGAAATCGCCCGGCTCACGGCGGTGAAACTGGGCGCCGAGGGAGCGCCGGCGGCCTTCCGCAAGGGGAACCTGCCGACGGTGAAGGCGCCGGCGCTGCCGCGCGACCTGTTCGCGGCCAAGGCCGGCCAGTTCCGGGACCCGGCGCTGCGAGCGCTGTTCCAGCTGGCGCAGTACCGGGCCGCCCTGGTGACGGTGCGGTGCACGGCCGAGGAACTGCCGGTCGAACCGGCCGTGGCGTCGGGCACCGCGCCGTACCTGAGCGAGCAGCAGCGCAGGGCGTCGCAGAAATGCCTGCGCGCCGCCCTCGACCGGGTGCACGGTGACCGGTACTGGCTGGACGACTCGTTCACCCAGCTGGTCGCCTGCCGCACCATGCAAATCCTGGACCCGGATGACAACTGCCTGGGCCAGGCCTTCGCGCGGGCGGCGCAGACCACCTCGGCGCTGCCGGTCGAGGTGTACTTCGGCGCCACCCAGCAGACCGACATGGGCCAGCTGAGCCGGCCCGCCGGGTTCGGGGCGGCCGCGCTGCTCGTGGTCGCGGCGCTCGGCACCGCCTGGATCGCGCGGCGGGTCAGCCGTCCGGTGCGGCTGCTCACCGGGGCGTCGCTGCAGCTGGCGGCGGGACGGCTGGACGTACGGGTGCCCGACGGCGGGCAGGACGAGCTGGCCCGGCTGTCCGCGTCGTTCAACGCGATGGCCGAGGCGCTGCAGCGCAGCGAGGAACGCCAGCGGCGGCTGATCGCGGACGTGGCGCACGAGATGCGTACGCCGCTGTCGAACCTGCGTGGCTACCTGGAAGGCCTGGCCGACGGGGTGATCGAGCCGTCACCGGAGCTGTTCGCGTCGCTGCACGAGGAGACCCTGCTGCAGCGGCGCATCCTGGACGACCTGCAGGTGCTGGCGCTGGCCGAGGCGGGCGATCTGGCGTACGCGCCGGTGCCGCTGGACCTGGCCGAACTGGCCGGCACCACGGCCACCGCACACCGGGCGGTCGCGGCGGCAGCCGGCATCGAGCTGGTGGTGGACGCGCCGGAGCCGGTGCAGGTGGAGGCCGACCCGGACCGCACCCGGCAGGTGCTGGGCAACCTGCTGAGCAACGCGATCCGCTACACCGACGCCGGCGGGCGCGTGGAGCTGCGGGTGACGCGCGACGCGCATGCAGCGATTTTGAGCGTACGCGACACCGGCGTCGGGATGTCCGCGGAAGAGGTGGCCCGCGCGTTCGACCGGTTCTGGCGTGCCGACCCGGCCCGGCAGCGGGCCACCGGCGGGTCCGGGCTGGGGTTGACCATCGCCCGGCGCATCGTCGCCGACCAGGGCGGCACCCTGGAGGCGGACAGCACGCCGGGGCTGGGCACGACGTTCACCGTACGGTTGCCGGTGACCACTCCGGACCCGGCAGCCACCCTGTCCGGCGTGTTCACCCGCCGCGCCCGCCGCGAGATCACCGGCCGGTAG
- a CDS encoding response regulator transcription factor translates to MRTVTARILVADDDPKHAQLIRLYLEREGHQVLTVGDGRAALEQARARKPDLVVLDVMMPLVDGLDVCRILRAESDVAIVMVTARSAENDMLLGLDIGADDYLSKPVSPRELTARIRALLRRTRGGETAEVLTVGELAVDVPRFEVRVDGAGVRLTAKEFGILELLAREPGRVFTRGQILDKVFGFENDVSERTVDAHVVNLRRKIEQNPAEPRYVQTVYGRGYRMAER, encoded by the coding sequence ATGCGAACCGTGACCGCCCGTATCCTGGTAGCCGACGACGATCCGAAACATGCCCAGCTGATCCGCCTGTACCTGGAGCGCGAAGGCCATCAGGTGCTCACCGTCGGTGACGGCCGGGCGGCGCTGGAGCAGGCCCGGGCCCGTAAGCCGGACCTGGTGGTGCTGGACGTGATGATGCCGCTGGTCGACGGTCTGGACGTGTGCCGGATCCTGCGCGCCGAGTCGGACGTGGCGATCGTGATGGTGACCGCCCGCTCGGCGGAGAACGACATGCTGCTCGGCCTGGACATCGGCGCCGACGACTACCTGAGCAAACCGGTCAGCCCGCGGGAGCTGACCGCGCGGATCCGGGCGCTGCTGCGCCGCACCCGCGGCGGCGAGACCGCCGAGGTGCTGACGGTGGGCGAGCTGGCGGTGGACGTTCCGCGGTTCGAGGTACGCGTCGACGGCGCCGGCGTCCGGCTGACCGCCAAGGAGTTCGGCATCCTCGAGCTGCTGGCCCGTGAGCCGGGCCGGGTGTTCACCCGCGGGCAGATCCTGGACAAGGTGTTCGGCTTCGAGAACGACGTGTCCGAACGCACCGTCGACGCGCATGTGGTCAACCTGCGCCGCAAGATCGAACAGAATCCGGCCGAGCCGCGGTACGTACAGACCGTCTACGGGCGCGGCTACCGGATGGCCGAGCGGTGA
- the asnB gene encoding asparagine synthase (glutamine-hydrolyzing) produces MCGLSAFVSSRPDAGPPDADAAAAFAAALETMRHRGPDDTRIDFGDGYAFGFNRLAIIDREHSAQPVHYAGRWTVVFNGEIYNYRELRAELIREHRATFATDGDSEVLAAAFHYWGEAALPRLRGMFAFVAYDHRTATVHAARDAFGIKPLYLLETADGLFLASERKALDPFAAPAGAALDTDALAHYLTFQYVPDPLTLHRHIRRLPPGHRLVWNPGGGVRQHRWFRPSLRPLRVQPEAAYQAIQDALTASVRHHLRADVPVGAFLSSGVDSSAIVALAAREHPNLHAFTAGFAEHGYSEIEIAQDTADQLGVRLTPTVVTESDVLTALPEIIRLLDDPVADPSLIPLYFLCRTAARQVTVVLSGEGSDELFGGYTIYREPLSLAGVDRLPTGLKRGLRHLAEVLPEGVKGRSFLDRGTTPIEQRYYGNARIFDPIEKARLLRYTAQPHTDITAHLYAETADVDDVASMQYVDLHTWLPGDILAKADRMSMAHSLELRVPFLDQQVYAAAAGLPTDLKLPPGTRTTKHALREAMRGIVPESVRANRKLGFPTPTRLWLRGPIGDWVDDLLATSQAGHLIDLPYARGLLAEQRRGEADRSRKVWTVAMFCLWHAIHVERSTTFPTRRSDEFATPGWSALV; encoded by the coding sequence ATGTGTGGTCTGAGCGCATTCGTCAGCAGCCGGCCCGACGCCGGCCCGCCGGACGCCGACGCGGCGGCCGCGTTCGCCGCCGCCCTGGAGACGATGCGCCACCGCGGCCCGGACGACACCCGCATCGACTTCGGCGACGGGTACGCGTTCGGCTTCAACCGCCTCGCGATCATCGACCGGGAGCACTCCGCTCAGCCGGTGCACTACGCCGGCCGGTGGACCGTGGTCTTCAACGGCGAGATCTACAACTACCGGGAGCTGCGCGCCGAGCTGATCCGCGAGCACCGGGCCACGTTCGCCACCGACGGTGACTCCGAGGTGCTGGCCGCCGCGTTCCACTACTGGGGTGAGGCGGCCCTGCCCCGGCTGCGCGGCATGTTCGCGTTCGTCGCCTACGACCACCGCACCGCCACCGTGCACGCCGCCCGCGACGCGTTCGGCATCAAGCCGCTGTACCTGCTGGAGACCGCCGACGGGCTGTTCCTGGCCAGCGAGCGCAAGGCCCTCGACCCGTTCGCCGCGCCGGCCGGGGCGGCCCTGGACACCGACGCGCTCGCCCACTACCTGACCTTCCAGTACGTGCCGGACCCGCTCACCCTGCACCGGCACATCCGGCGGCTGCCGCCGGGGCACCGGCTGGTCTGGAACCCGGGCGGCGGGGTCCGTCAGCACCGCTGGTTCCGCCCGTCGCTGCGCCCGCTGCGGGTCCAGCCGGAGGCCGCGTACCAGGCCATCCAGGACGCCCTGACCGCCAGCGTGCGCCACCACCTGCGCGCCGACGTGCCGGTCGGCGCGTTCCTGTCCAGCGGCGTCGACTCCTCCGCGATCGTCGCCCTGGCCGCCCGCGAGCACCCGAACCTGCACGCGTTCACCGCGGGGTTCGCCGAGCACGGCTACTCCGAGATCGAGATCGCCCAGGACACCGCCGACCAGCTCGGCGTCCGGCTCACCCCGACCGTGGTCACCGAGTCCGACGTGCTGACCGCGCTACCGGAGATCATCCGCCTGCTCGACGACCCGGTCGCCGACCCGTCGCTGATCCCGCTCTACTTCCTGTGCCGCACCGCCGCCCGCCAGGTCACCGTCGTGCTCTCCGGCGAAGGCTCCGACGAACTGTTCGGCGGCTACACCATCTACCGCGAGCCGCTGTCGCTGGCCGGCGTCGACCGGCTGCCCACCGGCCTCAAGCGCGGTCTGCGGCATCTGGCCGAGGTGCTGCCCGAAGGCGTCAAGGGCCGCTCGTTCCTGGACCGCGGCACCACCCCGATCGAGCAGCGCTACTACGGCAACGCCCGGATCTTCGATCCGATCGAGAAGGCCCGGCTGCTGCGTTACACCGCGCAGCCCCACACCGACATAACCGCCCATCTGTACGCCGAGACGGCCGATGTCGACGACGTGGCCTCGATGCAGTACGTCGATCTGCACACGTGGCTGCCCGGCGACATCCTGGCCAAGGCCGACCGGATGTCGATGGCGCACAGCCTGGAGCTGCGGGTGCCGTTCCTCGACCAGCAGGTGTACGCGGCCGCCGCCGGCCTGCCCACCGACCTGAAACTGCCGCCCGGCACCCGCACCACCAAACACGCCCTGCGCGAGGCGATGCGCGGCATCGTCCCCGAGTCGGTGCGGGCCAACCGCAAGCTCGGCTTCCCCACCCCGACCCGGCTGTGGCTGCGCGGCCCGATCGGCGACTGGGTGGACGACCTGCTCGCCACCTCGCAGGCCGGCCACCTCATCGACCTGCCCTACGCCCGCGGCCTGCTCGCCGAGCAACGTCGCGGTGAGGCGGACCGCTCCCGCAAGGTGTGGACCGTCGCCATGTTCTGCCTGTGGCACGCCATCCACGTGGAACGCTCGACAACTTTCCCCACCCGCCGCAGCGATGAGTTTGCCACCCCTGGGTGGTCTGCCTTGGTATGA
- a CDS encoding STAS domain-containing protein: protein MTASFAVGAALTRADIPVLCAGLALLLRDQPAAVVECDVAVARPDVVTVEALARLRLTARRHGSRLVLAGAGPDLLALLALLGLGDPPGDP, encoded by the coding sequence ATGACGGCCAGTTTCGCAGTGGGCGCGGCGCTGACCCGCGCGGACATCCCGGTGCTCTGCGCCGGTCTCGCCCTGCTGCTGCGCGACCAGCCGGCCGCGGTCGTGGAGTGCGACGTGGCGGTGGCACGCCCGGACGTGGTGACGGTCGAGGCGCTGGCCCGACTCCGGTTGACCGCCCGCCGGCACGGGTCGCGGCTGGTGCTCGCGGGCGCCGGGCCGGACCTGCTCGCCCTGCTCGCCCTGCTCGGCCTCGGCGACCCGCCCGGCGATCCCTGA
- a CDS encoding sigma-70 family RNA polymerase sigma factor: MSDVAAQLETFRPELTGYCYRMLGSSFEAEDAVQDTMIRAWKGIDSFEGRSALRSWLYRIATNVCLTMLGSAQRRVRPMDLGPAGSGHATNPGEPRPEEIWVGPVPDERVLPEGADPANVIAERESIRLAFVAALQHLPAKQRAVLILREVLAWSAQEVAELLDTTVPSVNSALQRARATIAATDTRAQVYKPLDEEQKALLGRYVQAFEAYDLTALTALLHEDATLSMPPLPLWLRGHDDITAWMAGTGSGCRGSRLVPVVANGLPAFGQYRCSTTGSGFDPWALIVLEISGGRISGINNFLDTANLFPLFGLPAHLD, encoded by the coding sequence GTGAGTGATGTCGCGGCGCAGCTTGAGACGTTCCGGCCGGAGTTGACCGGCTACTGCTACCGGATGCTCGGGTCCAGCTTCGAGGCCGAGGACGCGGTGCAGGACACGATGATCCGCGCCTGGAAGGGCATCGACTCCTTCGAGGGGCGTTCGGCGCTGCGGTCCTGGCTGTACCGGATCGCCACGAACGTGTGCCTGACGATGCTCGGCAGCGCGCAGCGGCGGGTCCGGCCGATGGATCTGGGGCCGGCCGGGTCCGGGCACGCGACGAACCCGGGGGAGCCGCGCCCGGAGGAGATCTGGGTGGGTCCGGTGCCCGACGAGCGGGTGCTGCCGGAAGGCGCCGACCCGGCGAACGTGATCGCCGAGCGGGAGTCGATCCGGCTGGCGTTCGTGGCCGCGCTGCAGCACCTGCCGGCCAAGCAGCGGGCGGTGCTGATCCTGCGTGAGGTGCTGGCCTGGTCGGCGCAGGAGGTGGCCGAGCTGCTGGACACCACGGTGCCGAGTGTGAACAGCGCGCTGCAGCGGGCCCGGGCGACGATCGCCGCCACCGACACGAGGGCGCAGGTGTATAAGCCGCTCGACGAGGAGCAGAAGGCGCTGCTGGGCCGCTATGTGCAGGCCTTCGAGGCGTACGATCTGACGGCCCTGACCGCGTTGCTGCACGAGGACGCGACGCTGTCGATGCCGCCGCTGCCGCTGTGGCTGCGCGGGCACGACGACATCACCGCGTGGATGGCCGGGACCGGCAGCGGCTGCCGCGGCTCGCGGCTGGTGCCGGTGGTGGCCAACGGGCTGCCGGCGTTCGGGCAGTACCGGTGCAGCACCACCGGCTCCGGGTTCGACCCGTGGGCGCTGATCGTGCTGGAAATCTCCGGCGGGCGGATCAGCGGGATCAACAACTTCCTGGACACGGCGAACCTGTTCCCGCTGTTCGGGCTGCCGGCACACCTGGACTGA